The Molothrus ater isolate BHLD 08-10-18 breed brown headed cowbird chromosome 2, BPBGC_Mater_1.1, whole genome shotgun sequence DNA segment CACAATCACAAATTTTTCTTGGACTTTCCCAAGATCCTCACAGGAGCCATCGCATTGATTTCCTCAGGACTCCATTATCCATGGACCTGTGTGTAAATTGAATCAACACTTCCACAGCTCTTTGGAATTCCAGTGAGTTCCCTCCGTGTGCCTCCATGAGTCCCTCACTGCTGGCATTCCAATAAAGTCAAGGTGACTCTGGGCTTGTTTTATCCCTTGCCCCCAGGTTTTCATGGATCACACACTTGAGATCTTCTGGGTTCAGCACCTGGTTCTTGTACTTCTCGCCCCAGTCCTCCACGATGTACTGGTGATAGGGATCATTGGAGTGCTCCCTCCTCTTGGATTTCACAGTGCTCACCAGGATGGCCACGATGATGAAGGAGAACATCCCAATCATCACCATCAGGTACAGGATAACGTAGTCAAAGTTTTCAGCAGCCACCTCAGCCTGCAGTTTGTCCGCTGCTTCTGTCATgttcctcctccagctgttcATGTAATTGAGGAAGGTTTCCTTGAAAATATCTTCCACTGCCCAAGTGAAGTTCTGCAGCTTGGTCATCCTCGCCAATTATGCTGCTAAAgacaagaaaatattcttttaaatcaGATGTCTGCATTAAAAGAGTTGGTTTGGAGTATTTTTTTGGTGTTATGTCAATTATCTGGTAACAGTCCCCTTCTGACACTTGAAGGTGCAGCTTTAGCTCAGCTGAGAATCCCCATCTCTGAGTGGTTCAGTATGTTCAGAGACCCAGGGAGGTCCTActcagaatcatggaatggtttgggctgggagggaccttaaaatcatccagtgccacccctgccatggcagggacacctcccactgtccccagtgtccagcctggccttgggcactgccagggatccagggctggaattccatgccagccctgcccaccctgccagggaacaattcctcattgccaagatcccatccagccctgccctctggcactggcagccattccctgggtgctgtccctgcatgccctggaaattgtctctctccagctttcctggggctcctccaggccctgcaaggccaccctgagctcagcccaaagcttctcctgtgcaggtgaacaatcccagctgtgccagcctttcctcccagcagagctgctccagccctctgcccatcctggagcccACTCAGGTCCCTTTGCTCTGGGGACACTTTGGTGAAGGCCCCCTTGTCCCTGTCACAGGGTTTGTGGCactgtcccttccctgcagagggGAATCCACAAGGGAGGAAGGATTGCTCCTGAGGAGAAGACAAAGCcatgggagggacagggaggctGAGactccatccctggagtgcCCTCAGGGACCATTTGGGACAGTCCCCAGAGGGGAAGAGACACTGCCTGCTACTGCAAAGCCATGTTTGATCCCATTATCCCAAAATTCAGACGCCAGTGCTGCTCAGGCCCCATAAACCAGGTGTGTGTCCCACAGGAGGAAAATCCCCCTCCAGAATTCCTTCCCacctgat contains these protein-coding regions:
- the KCNE2 gene encoding potassium voltage-gated channel subfamily E member 2; its protein translation is MTKLQNFTWAVEDIFKETFLNYMNSWRRNMTEAADKLQAEVAAENFDYVILYLMVMIGMFSFIIVAILVSTVKSKRREHSNDPYHQYIVEDWGEKYKNQVLNPEDLKCVIHENLGARDKTSPESP